In bacterium, the genomic window GCACGCCACCATCTCCGACATCATCCGCAAGCCCCGGCGCACCTGCCCCGGCGCCAGTCCGGCCTCCATCGCCCTGAGCTCTTCCGGCACGTTCCGCCGCGCGGTCCCGAAGTACGTCTCGTGGCCGTTTTCATCCCGGTCGATCCCGAATCGCTCCCCGTCGGGATCGTTTACGATGATGAAGGAGATCTCCATCTGCCCGAACGCCGAAGTCGACACGTCAAGAAAGTACGACGCGTCCGTGTCCGAGGGGTCCCTCCGGACGTCGATCTGGAAGAACGGCATCTCCTCCGGGCAGGTGAACTTCACGCACTCGGCCCCCGAAGGGTTCCGGAACGTCCGGGGATCGATCGAAAACATCGAAAAGAGACGCGCCGGGACGAGGAGGGACAGCAGCCCGGACCGCTCCGCCTCCGGCATCCGGTTGAGCTCATAGATCGTGATGGGCAACGGTCCCGGTCATTCCTTCCCGTAGAGATCGTCGAGAATCCGCCCGTACTTCTCGACCACCACCTTGCGGCGCACCTTGAGCGTGGGTGTCAACTCGCCGGTTTCCTGGGAGAAATCCGTTCCCAGAAGCGCGAACTTCTTCACCTGCTCGAAGGAGGCCAGCCCCCGGTTGACCTCGTCGACCCGCTCCTGCATCAATCGAAGCACCTGGGGGTGATTCGCCAGCGACTCGACGCTGCGATCCGGGATCCCCTGCCGGGTCGCCCAGTCGACGATCTCCTCGGGAGCGAGCGTGAGAAGGGCGGTCAGGTACTTCTTCCGGTCGCCGTATACGAACGCCTGGCTGACGTACCGGTCGTTCTTGAGCAGATTCTCCAGGTTCTGGGGGGCGATGTTCTTTCCCCCCGAGGTGACGATGATGTCCTTCTTCCGGTCGGTGATGCGCAGGAACCCCTCCTCGTCGAGGGTCCCGATGTCCCCCGTGTGGAACCAGCCGTCCGGTTCGATCGCCTCCCGGGTGGCGGCGGGGTCGTTGAAATATTCCCGGAAGATGTGCGGCCCGCGAATGAGGATCTCGCCGTCCGCGGCGATCCGGATCTCCGTGCCGGGGAGCGCCTTCCCGACGGTGCCGAACTTGTACCGCTCAAGCCGGTTGACCGTCGTTACCGTGGAGGTCTCCGTGAGCCCGTACCCCTCGAGGATGAGGACGCCGATGGCGTGCAGGAACTCGGCGATCTCCCGGGACAGGGGCGCCCCCCCCGAGATGAAGAAGCGCAGCCTGCCGCCCATCCGCGCCCGGATCTTCCGGAAGACCAGGCGGTCGGCGATCCCGTTTTTCAAGGCGAGGAACCCCCGCGGCTCCCCGCCCTGCTGGCGGCACCGCGACGCCTCGCGCCCGACTCCGAGGGCCCACACGAAGATCTTCTTCTTCAGCCCCCCGTCCTCCTCGACCTTCGCCAGCACGCGGGCGTAGAACTTCTCGTAGAGCCGGGGGACGCTCACCATGATTTCCGGACGGACCGCCGCGAGATCCTCCGCCACGGTCTGGAGGGAACGGGCGAAGGAGGAGACGGCCATCGCGTCGAAGGAGAGGAAGTGCTCGATCCGGCCGAGGGAGTGCGCCAGGGGAAGGAACTGGAGGAACATCGACCCCTTGGGGACGTCGATCGCTTCCAGCGCCGACGTCACGTTGAAGGCGTAGTTGCTGTGTCGCGTCACGACCCCCTTCGGGGGTCCGGTGGTTCCGGAGGTGTAGATGATCGTCAGGTCGTCCGAGGGGAGGATCTCCTCCGCGCGCGCCTCGAGGGCCCCGGGGTTCGCGGCGCCGTGCTCCTTCCCGAGGGCCCTCAGGGCGGAGAGGGTCGTGGCCCCTTCCTTCCCCTCCGCGCTGCCGGTCATCATCACGACGCTCGAGAGGTGAGGCAGTCGGGATCGGCTCCCCATGACCTTGTTGTACTGCGGCTCGTCCTCGACGAAAACGGCGCGCGCGCGCGAGTGGGCCAGGATATATTCCACCTGGTCGGGGAGGTTCGAGGGGTAGATCGGCACCGTGACGAATCCGCCGAAGGTCGACCCGATGTCCGCAAGGCACCATTCCAGGCGCGTCGTCGAGAGGATCGCCACCCGGTCCCCGCGCGACAGCCCGAGCGCCATCAGCCCGAGAGCGATCTCCCGCGACGCGTCGCCGACCTGCCGGTACGTCACCGGCGTGTAGCCGTGGTCGCCCGGGACCATGTACCGGACCGAGTCTCCCCCCTCGGCGATCCGGTTCAGGAACATCCGATGAAGCGTCGTCTCCTTCATCTCTCCCCCTCGATTTCCGGTTTACTTCCCGTACTCCACCGCCATCGTGACGGTGTTGCTGCGCCGCCCCACGTTGTCAAGGACCCAGCCCGTGTAGACCACGCGCTTCTTCTTCTCGACCCCCGTGGCGATCTCGGTGAGCGTGTAGACCGAATCGTGCGCGACCCGGTCCCCGTGGGTGCCGTCGTCATGGAGGACGTTCGTCCCGAAGGTGATCTCTCCGCCGGAGGGAGCCTTGGCGTAGTAGTACAGCAGCACGGTGTCGCCCAGGGAGGATTTTTTCCGTGGCACGCGGAACTCGACCACCTTGACCTCGAACCTTCCCTTCTCCCCCCGCTTCAGGCGCGTGGGAAACCAGACGACCTCCGCTAAGAGATCGGTGTCGGAGTGGCAGTTCAGGCAGAGCGCCCTCCCCACGATCTTTTGCCTGCGGGCCACCCCGTGCCCCTCCATCGCGTCGTGGCAGGTGATGCACGTGATCTTCCCGTCCTTGTCCAGCGGCAGGTCTTCCGGGGACTTCATCTCCGGCGACACGGCGATCTTGACCGGGTGCATGTGGCGATACTTCGCGTGGCAGGAGGAACAGAGCGCCACGACGTCCCCGCCGAACCGAAGGTTGCTCTCCTTGCGCGGGGAACTCCCCTCTCCGGGAATGCCGACGTGGCACTCCACGCACACCTTGGTGTCCTTCCGGCCATGGGGATTCTCCGTCCGCTTCCCCGGGGCGGAATCCGCGCCCACGGAGAGGAGGAGCAGCATCGCCGCGACCGGAAGAACGGACCACGATACCCCTGGCTTGACCAACCGCATCACCTGACCTCCCTGGTGGATGATACCCGGAACGCCGAAAACGGCGACCGGTCATAAACTTTCAACGGAAGAACGGCGCGACGTCCTCGTATGTTACCATCCCCCGCCGAAGCATCTCTTGCACCGATTGCGCGGCGGAGTACAAATCCTCCTCCATGAGCCGCGACAGCTTCTCCTCGAGCGAATCCTCCGACGCCACGATGTTCTGCACGCCCGGCGTGAAGGGAATCAGCTCGATGAGCGCCATTCGTCCGGAGTAGCCCGTGTCGCGGCACTTCGGACACCCGGAGGGAAGGTAGAACGAGGCGTCCGCGACGATCCGCTCCAACTCTCCCCGGTACCGCTCCCCCACCATCCGCAGGGAAGGCCTCGCGGGGACCGGGCGACGGCATTCCATGCAGAGAAGCTTCACCAGCCGCTGGTGCAGGACGAGCCGCATGACGTGCGCGAGGATGAACGGGTCCACGTCGATGGTCAGCAGCGTTCGAAGGGCCCGGTCGAAATTGAATCGCCGGATGCCGCACAGCACGAGGGTCCCGGCCTGCGCGAGATGAATCAGGTCGGCGAGGGCCGATGAATCGGGCAGGTGCTCGATCATCAGGATGTCGGGTTCGAGGGATTCCGCCAGTCGGGACCAGTCGCCGGAAAATCGCTCCGCCGCCTGCCGCCGGTCGAGCTGGATATACCCCTCGTTCCGGAACCTGTGGCGCTCCTCGACGGTGATGGCGCGAAGCCCGGGCCGATACCCCTCGCGGAGCAGGGCGAACAGGGTGGTGGCGACTCCCTCGGGCCCGGGGGACGACACGAGGAAGAGGCCGTTCCCCTTGCGCATGACCTTTTCGGTGACGTCGAGCTGGCCGGGGTTGAAGCCGACGGAATCGAGGGAGATCCGCGCCCGCAGGTCGGGGAGGATCTTCACGATCACCTCCGGGCCGGACAGACCCCGCAGGAAACTCGCCTGGAGGGAGACGACCCCGGTCCCGGACTCGAGGTGGAAGATCGTTTCGGGGGGAAGTTCCGACCCGCCGGAGACGCCCGCCAGTTCCAGAAACGCGTCGAAGAGCGATTGCCGGACCCGCAGGGGGAAGGAGAGCAGGCGCACGGGTTTCAACTCCAACCGGCCCTCGATCACGACTTCCCGCCCGACGGGGGACATCCGTACGCCGGACATGCCGCTGGATGCCGCGTGGAGCAGGATCTTCCCGCAAGCCCGGTTTATTCCGCCTTCCGAGAGCCACTTTTCCGCCTCTTCCCGGGAAATCGAGCCCTCCCCGAGGTCGAACGGATTGATGCCGGACGGGTCGGGGTAGAAGCGGGCAAGGATCCCGGCGATCGTCCGCTCCGGGCACACCACCATGCGGAGGGAGAGCCCGGTCATCTCCTCGAGAACCGCGAACGTCCCGTGGCGAAACGGGTCGTTCACGGCAACGGTCACCCGGTCCCCTGCCCGGTCGATCGGAACGATCCGGTTCTCGCGGGCCAGGGCTTCCGGAAAAAGGTGGGCGAGATCGATGGAAACGGAGCCGGGATCGATCTCGAGAAACGGGATCCCGAGCGACTCCGAGAGAATCCGTGCGCGCGCGTCGGGGTGCAGCCGATCCGCAAGGAGTGCGGCCTCGGCCAGCGGGATCCCGAGGGCCAGGGAATGTTCCTGCATCTCCTTCAGATCGTCGGGAGCGACGTAGCCGTGCGCGAGAAACTTCGCAAAAAGGTCGTCGGGGGCGGATGGCACGGGGCTTGGCCCTCCCGTGTTTATTTTCAACTTTATTAAAAAGGTCCCGGAAAGTAAAATCATTATTGCCCGTCGAGGGTAATATCTTCCACGGAGAACCGCCTTTGCACCTTCGCGTGATGATCGTGATTGCCGCGCTGGCCGCGCTTCTTTCCTGCGCCGGCTGCATCGTAACTACATCGACCTACGATGCGAAGGTGCGCCAGGTCGAGGCCCTGAGGGACGCGTATGCCGCCTCGAACCGCGAAACATCGAGGCTCGCCGGCGAGGTCGAGGCCCTGACGAAGCAGGTCGCCGTGCAGAAAGCCGCACTTCGGGAGCTTTCCACCCAGGTGGAGACCTGCAAGGAGACCGCCGCACGATCGACGGCGGAGTAGCACACCCGGCCGACTGGAGGAATCGGATGGACGTTTTCGAGACGATGAAGAACCGGCAAAGCATCCGGAAGTTCCGGAAAGACCCGGTCCCGAAGGAACTTATCCTGCGGATGGCGGAGGCCGCGTCGTGGGCGCCGACGGCGGGAAATTCGCAGAACTTCCGTTTCATCGCGGTACTCGAACGGGAGACGATCGCCCGGATGCGGGGAATCGTCGACGAGATCGTCTCGCGCGTGACCGGAAGCGAGGTCGCCGGGGGGAAGGCGACGTACCACAACCTTTTCGCCTTCGCCCCCGCGGTGATTTGCGTGGTCGGCGCCCCCTACGAGTCGGCGACGGACAAGACGCTCCGCGAGAAGGATCCCGAGCGGTACAAGGCGCGCCGTTTCCAGGTGAACCCCGGGCTTCAGGGGATCTCGGCCGGGATCACCCAGTTCATCCTCGCGGCCGTCGCGCTGGGATACGGCACCTGCTGGATGACCGGTCCGCTGATCGCGAAGCCGGAGCTCGAATCGGCGCTCTCCGTCCGGCATCCCGAAGAGCTGCTGGCGATCATCGCCGTGGGAAAGCCGGACGCGGCGCCCCCGAAGCCGCCGCGCAAGCCGGCGTCGGAGATCACGACGTTCCGATAGATCGAATCTGATATAGTGCCGGGGTGCGTAGGGAGCGCTCATGAAGCGAGTGGCCTGGATCTACCACCCCGACTACCTCCTCCACACACCGCCGTTCGAACACCCGGAGTCCCCGGAGCGCCTGGTCGCCATCAACGATCATCTCGGGAAAGCGGGCCTGATCGAACGGATGGTGCCGGTGACGCCGGAGTATCCGGAAGACGCGGATATCCTCTCCGTCCACGACCGGGAATATCTGAACCGGCTGGAGACCGCCTGTCGGCGCGGCGACCTGACCCTCGACTCCGAGGACACCTACATCAACCGGCATTCCTACAACATCGCGCTGCTGTCGGCGGGAGGCGCGATCGCGGGAGCAAAAGCGGTGGCGGAAGGTACGGTCGACCGCGCCTTCTGCGCCGTCCGGCCCCCGGGGCACCACGCGGGGCGGAGCGTGGGGATGGGATTCTGCCTCCTCAACAACGCGGCAATCGCCGCCCGGTACCTCCAGGCGAGGCACGGTGTCGGGAAGGTCCTCATCGTCGACTGGGACGTCCACCACGGCAACGGCACCCAGAACATCTTCCTCGAGGATCCGACGGTCTTCTATTTCAGCATCCACGAGCACCCGACGTTCCTGTACCCCGGCACCGGCCGCCGATGGGAGATCGGCAAGGGAAAGGGGGAAGGCACGACGCTCAACACCCCGATGGCCCCCGGCGCGGGGGACGCGGAATACAGGACGACCTTCGAGCAGACGCTCGAGCCGGCCGTGGAGCGGTTCCGGCCGGAGGTCATCCTCGTCTCGGCGGGCTTCGACGCCCATCGCGACGACCCGCTGGCGGACCTCCAGGTGACGGACGAGGGGTTCCGCTTCATGACCCGGCATGTGGTCGGGCTGGCCGACCGGTTCTGCGGGGGAAAGATCGTCTCGATCCTCGAGGGAGGGTACGAAACCTCCTCGCTCACGTCCTGCATCGAAATCCACGTCCGGGAGCTCCTCGACGAGTGATCCCGCCCCACGGAGGGTGACCCAATGTTCGTGGCACGCAGAATGAAGAAGAATATCGTGACGGTGACCCCGTCCGCGTCCCTCTTCGAGGCTCATGCCCGGA contains:
- a CDS encoding long-chain fatty acid--CoA ligase; amino-acid sequence: MKETTLHRMFLNRIAEGGDSVRYMVPGDHGYTPVTYRQVGDASREIALGLMALGLSRGDRVAILSTTRLEWCLADIGSTFGGFVTVPIYPSNLPDQVEYILAHSRARAVFVEDEPQYNKVMGSRSRLPHLSSVVMMTGSAEGKEGATTLSALRALGKEHGAANPGALEARAEEILPSDDLTIIYTSGTTGPPKGVVTRHSNYAFNVTSALEAIDVPKGSMFLQFLPLAHSLGRIEHFLSFDAMAVSSFARSLQTVAEDLAAVRPEIMVSVPRLYEKFYARVLAKVEEDGGLKKKIFVWALGVGREASRCRQQGGEPRGFLALKNGIADRLVFRKIRARMGGRLRFFISGGAPLSREIAEFLHAIGVLILEGYGLTETSTVTTVNRLERYKFGTVGKALPGTEIRIAADGEILIRGPHIFREYFNDPAATREAIEPDGWFHTGDIGTLDEEGFLRITDRKKDIIVTSGGKNIAPQNLENLLKNDRYVSQAFVYGDRKKYLTALLTLAPEEIVDWATRQGIPDRSVESLANHPQVLRLMQERVDEVNRGLASFEQVKKFALLGTDFSQETGELTPTLKVRRKVVVEKYGRILDDLYGKE
- a CDS encoding choice-of-anchor X domain-containing protein, with amino-acid sequence MRLVKPGVSWSVLPVAAMLLLLSVGADSAPGKRTENPHGRKDTKVCVECHVGIPGEGSSPRKESNLRFGGDVVALCSSCHAKYRHMHPVKIAVSPEMKSPEDLPLDKDGKITCITCHDAMEGHGVARRQKIVGRALCLNCHSDTDLLAEVVWFPTRLKRGEKGRFEVKVVEFRVPRKKSSLGDTVLLYYYAKAPSGGEITFGTNVLHDDGTHGDRVAHDSVYTLTEIATGVEKKKRVVYTGWVLDNVGRRSNTVTMAVEYGK
- a CDS encoding ATPase, T2SS/T4P/T4SS family, with amino-acid sequence MPSAPDDLFAKFLAHGYVAPDDLKEMQEHSLALGIPLAEAALLADRLHPDARARILSESLGIPFLEIDPGSVSIDLAHLFPEALARENRIVPIDRAGDRVTVAVNDPFRHGTFAVLEEMTGLSLRMVVCPERTIAGILARFYPDPSGINPFDLGEGSISREEAEKWLSEGGINRACGKILLHAASSGMSGVRMSPVGREVVIEGRLELKPVRLLSFPLRVRQSLFDAFLELAGVSGGSELPPETIFHLESGTGVVSLQASFLRGLSGPEVIVKILPDLRARISLDSVGFNPGQLDVTEKVMRKGNGLFLVSSPGPEGVATTLFALLREGYRPGLRAITVEERHRFRNEGYIQLDRRQAAERFSGDWSRLAESLEPDILMIEHLPDSSALADLIHLAQAGTLVLCGIRRFNFDRALRTLLTIDVDPFILAHVMRLVLHQRLVKLLCMECRRPVPARPSLRMVGERYRGELERIVADASFYLPSGCPKCRDTGYSGRMALIELIPFTPGVQNIVASEDSLEEKLSRLMEEDLYSAAQSVQEMLRRGMVTYEDVAPFFR
- a CDS encoding nitroreductase family protein, whose protein sequence is MDVFETMKNRQSIRKFRKDPVPKELILRMAEAASWAPTAGNSQNFRFIAVLERETIARMRGIVDEIVSRVTGSEVAGGKATYHNLFAFAPAVICVVGAPYESATDKTLREKDPERYKARRFQVNPGLQGISAGITQFILAAVALGYGTCWMTGPLIAKPELESALSVRHPEELLAIIAVGKPDAAPPKPPRKPASEITTFR
- a CDS encoding histone deacetylase, with amino-acid sequence MKRVAWIYHPDYLLHTPPFEHPESPERLVAINDHLGKAGLIERMVPVTPEYPEDADILSVHDREYLNRLETACRRGDLTLDSEDTYINRHSYNIALLSAGGAIAGAKAVAEGTVDRAFCAVRPPGHHAGRSVGMGFCLLNNAAIAARYLQARHGVGKVLIVDWDVHHGNGTQNIFLEDPTVFYFSIHEHPTFLYPGTGRRWEIGKGKGEGTTLNTPMAPGAGDAEYRTTFEQTLEPAVERFRPEVILVSAGFDAHRDDPLADLQVTDEGFRFMTRHVVGLADRFCGGKIVSILEGGYETSSLTSCIEIHVRELLDE